The following are encoded in a window of Lactobacillus acidophilus genomic DNA:
- a CDS encoding CAP domain-containing protein, which translates to MFTKKFSIATAIAIFLTSFASQTTSAATFTTQEINEIHNFQKEYAALDKTNYDNSNIYAKKPHLSKKFNAGSLNSKYIQTQIDYINYYRSIFNLPAVATTKVLNSNAQKTAAVMAAVNANPFINQHGLPSEKKPNYISKSIWKLAKDTSETSNLNFNVSPQSAGDVITDLITDHYNLTGSDTGHRAWILSTRLTNTGIGAAYGNNGYRYSVQKVLNANDMFHVASQPIVTYPSIRLFPFELAKGKNIVWSIYLSDKTIKSIPSITITDLDTNTVTSGVNVKNYSSSGYGNFKTLLTYSPGKTQIIPGHEYEINIQGVYKYTFKLFKQDATNDTTNYATATKNIANKPTASLSNMTNVQSPLLLQNKILRAVIIPKSTTASNTNIIINTLTKKGWNQNFFIKQYALQNIATIN; encoded by the coding sequence ATGTTTACCAAAAAATTCTCCATTGCGACTGCCATTGCAATATTTCTTACATCTTTTGCCAGTCAAACTACTTCTGCAGCAACTTTTACTACACAAGAAATTAACGAAATACACAATTTTCAAAAAGAATATGCAGCTCTAGACAAAACTAATTATGACAATTCAAATATTTACGCTAAAAAACCACATTTAAGTAAAAAATTTAATGCTGGTAGTTTGAATTCTAAATACATTCAAACGCAGATTGATTATATCAATTATTACCGCTCTATTTTTAACTTGCCCGCAGTTGCCACTACTAAAGTTTTAAATAGTAATGCACAAAAAACTGCAGCGGTCATGGCAGCTGTTAATGCAAATCCTTTTATAAATCAACATGGTCTGCCTAGCGAAAAAAAACCAAATTATATTTCAAAATCTATCTGGAAATTGGCTAAAGATACTTCTGAAACTTCCAATTTAAATTTTAACGTATCTCCGCAATCTGCAGGTGATGTAATTACTGATTTAATCACAGATCATTATAATTTAACTGGCTCAGATACTGGACACCGCGCATGGATTCTTTCAACTAGATTAACTAACACTGGAATTGGCGCTGCTTATGGTAATAATGGATATCGATATTCTGTTCAAAAAGTTTTAAACGCTAATGACATGTTTCATGTAGCCAGTCAACCAATCGTAACTTACCCAAGTATCCGTCTTTTTCCTTTTGAGCTTGCTAAAGGAAAAAACATTGTCTGGTCAATTTACTTATCAGATAAAACCATTAAGTCTATTCCTTCAATTACAATTACTGATTTAGATACTAATACAGTTACTTCTGGTGTAAACGTAAAAAATTATAGTTCAAGTGGTTATGGTAATTTTAAGACACTCCTTACTTACTCACCCGGTAAAACTCAAATTATTCCAGGTCATGAATATGAAATAAATATTCAAGGAGTGTATAAATATACATTTAAATTATTCAAACAAGATGCCACCAATGATACAACTAATTATGCAACTGCTACTAAAAATATTGCCAATAAACCAACTGCATCTTTGAGTAATATGACGAATGTCCAATCACCGCTCTTACTACAAAATAAAATTTTGCGTGCTGTAATTATTCCAAAATCCACTACTGCTTCTAACACTAACATCATAATTAATACCCTCACTAAAAAGGGATGGAATCAAAATTTTTTTATAAAACAGTACGCATTGCAAAACATCGCCACAATAAATTGA
- a CDS encoding amino acid ABC transporter ATP-binding protein has product MTKMLDIQHLKKNFGKNEVLKDISASVDKGQVICIIGPSGSGKSTLLRCLNVLEHPKAGKIVFDGTDLASLKDGKELDQLREKMGMVFQNFNLFPNMNVIENIKLAPMKVKGVDEASAEEKGMALLEKVGLVDRAKQFPSSLSGGQQQRVAIARALAMDPEVMLFDEPTSALDPEMVGEVLKTMQDLANSGMTMVIVTHEMGFAREVADEVWFMADGYLQEKGTPEQIFEHPKSDRAKDFLSKVL; this is encoded by the coding sequence ATGACTAAAATGCTAGATATTCAACATCTGAAGAAGAATTTTGGAAAAAACGAAGTTTTAAAGGATATTTCAGCTTCAGTAGACAAAGGACAGGTAATTTGTATTATTGGTCCATCAGGATCAGGGAAGAGTACATTGTTGCGTTGTCTTAACGTGCTTGAACATCCAAAGGCTGGAAAAATTGTTTTTGATGGCACTGATTTAGCTAGTTTAAAGGATGGTAAGGAGCTTGATCAATTACGAGAAAAGATGGGAATGGTTTTCCAAAACTTTAATCTTTTCCCTAATATGAATGTGATCGAGAACATTAAACTTGCACCTATGAAAGTAAAGGGTGTAGATGAAGCGTCTGCTGAAGAAAAAGGAATGGCATTACTTGAAAAGGTAGGATTAGTTGATCGAGCTAAACAATTTCCAAGTAGTTTGTCAGGGGGGCAACAACAACGTGTAGCTATTGCTAGAGCTTTAGCAATGGATCCAGAAGTAATGCTTTTTGATGAACCAACGAGTGCTCTTGATCCTGAAATGGTAGGCGAAGTTTTGAAAACTATGCAAGATTTGGCTAATTCTGGAATGACAATGGTTATTGTGACCCATGAAATGGGGTTTGCTAGAGAAGTAGCCGATGAAGTTTGGTTTATGGCAGATGGCTATTTACAAGAAAAAGGCACACCTGAACAAATTTTTGAACATCCAAAAAGTGATAGAGCAAAAGACTTTTTATCCAAAGTTTTATAA